TTGCATTGCCTTCAACCCGGGTTTTCCCATGCATCGGACGCGCACCTCCTCCGGAATGCCCAGTTCTGTAAAGGGAGACCATTCGTTAGGGATGTACTGAAGCACGGTGTTTAAacgttgctgcttttctgAAAGTGGGTCATGTTGAAGAACGCGAGCATTGATGTCATCCGGTTTCAAGGGACTCGACGCTGGCGCCTCAGGAGATGAGGGAGAAGACGACGACCTTACACCTGCAGCATAAGTAGAAGCGGAAATATGAGAAGTGTTTTCGAGCACCATCGGCCTCGCATTCGCCGGTACCAAATGCGGTGGTGAGCAAAAGATCGTACGGTTGCGCAACGCCCCCTGCTGATACAAAGCAAAGTTTCGTGGATACTGCAACAGAAGCTGCTCAAGTGGAACCTTGTTCTTCACCAGCGTTTTCTTGCTGTCAGCCGACAGTGCACGGAAGAGTGATCCGATTGGTACGGGCCTGCTCAACAGTGCTTGAACCTCCTCCAGCAGGTTATTTACAGCCTCCTCCTGTTCCGTCGACTTTGCAGAAGCGGAGTTGGTAGGTTTGGTTCCAACTGAGGCGCCACCTTCAAAACTATGTTGCTCGCAGTGCTGATGTAAATCTGTATTAGTGCCCCCACCGACTGCAGAATGTAAGCGGCATCGTGTGGAAAATGTGGGGGTAACAAACGCCGCAGAAGTGATCATATCTCCTCCAATAATGCGGTGGGAGCCCATAATAAAACTGTAGTTACGCGTACTCCCAGTCCCGCAACTGCCATGTGATGCGAGACGAGTGTTTAAATGGCCTGGGAGAAAAGCCAGTTGTCTCCAATACAGTGAACCATGCGTGGTTGTTCGCATATGTAAGTCTTTCCCAACTTTTTaagttaaaaagaaagtacaAATAAATGCACGAAAACAAAGTTCACCGGACCTTGAGAGCAGTAATATGGCACAAACCCTAAAATTAGCACACAAGAGGGAGGAGAAATGATAGTCCTGTGGGAGCAGCGTCCAATACCGTTATGAATTAAGGCAACATACTGCAGAGCacgttcaaaaaaaaaagatgaaagagtgtgaggaaaaagaaatgacaacgaaaaaaataacaataaatataccacacacgcatttgtttCGTCTATCACCGTcgttgcttctttccttacTCTCCCACCGTCCCCCTGTACCCACCCTCAGACCCCTTATCATTCTACTTGCACCGCATAGGGAAAAGAGATCACAGTTGAATTGCTCCACAAATTCTGCGCTCTCTTCTGAATGATATTATCAAATTTCACAGTgactctttttcttacccTTATTTATTCATTGCTTTTGAAAAGCGATGTTTTACTGAGCActgtctctcttttctttttttttttccggtgCATCAACATGCAGTAGCGAGAACCGTAGCGGGAACATGCACAAAGCGCATGATGTGAGCATTTGCTTCCCCAGCCACCACGGCTTCACATTTCATCACATATAGcgtgcaaaaaaaatgttgatGGAAGCAGTTGAGGAAACGGGTgtgttttaaaaaacaaggaCACAGAAGAGGGATGCCTCCTTCAACTAAGGGAAAATCAGTCCTCAGATTTTCTGAACTACACATGACCTAAACAACAAcggcgaacaaaaaaatctgtGAGCGCCACCGAGGCACGAACAAAGTACTTGcacaaaataacacaaaaagaaTACAAGAAATTtttgggaggaggaggaggaagaggaagagggggaaaacgaaTGAAACTAAGCAAAGTGGAAAATGTTAGCTGCACATACCCCGACCCACCGTAAACGGATAACACCGTCGCTTGCTTTCCGCTTCTACATATCTTAATTTAAGCCTCCTAGCGGCGGTATTGCCCCCCAAATCCACGCTCCTCACCTCGCCCCATTCGACCGCTGTCCCTTCCCCCGTTACCTCTGCCACCTCTgaagccaccaccaccaccaccgcctctATCATTCCTTCCCCTgtcctctcctcctcctcctcctcctctacctcttcctcctccccctcttcctcctccagcGCCATTCCGGCCCCTAaaaccgccaccgccaccattCATGGGCCTCCCTCCCCTGCCGCGGCCTCCACGGCGTGTCAACCCAAGCATTTCTTGCATGGTTTCCCGCTGTCGTTCCCGTGCAGTGAGCTTCTGATACGCTAGTGGTGTAGCGGCAACGTATAGCACACCATCGGAAGGATTAGCCTTCACAACAAAAAGTTGTTTGCGTTGCTCCAAAAAGCTTTTGAGGCCGCTATGCTTCTCTGAAACGGCTTCTTGCACATCGGGTGAAAGCTGGGCGTTAAGGCTCTTTATCGTTATGGCTCCGTTCTGCGGAATGTGCTTGATAACGCTCATCAACACCTTGGTATCATCTCGCATAACTACTCGGGTACCCTCACTGAGCTCACCATCAAATGTTTGATTGATCAGTGCACGTCGCTGAGGCGCGTCTGTGGGAGGCTTCCCActgccaccaccgccaccgccgccAAACCCGCGACCTCCGCTCCTGCCGTCTCCACGTCTGAAATTACCCCCTTCACGGCCGAAGGATCCTTGGGTTCGCATGGAAAGAAAGATTGGAAACGTAGCACCGACACACGGGGGACAAAAGTGTCTGTTGCTGACGAAACTCGGCCTAAAAGCAGCCAACCGCCGAATCAGCACGGGCAAATCAACGATACCAAATGCGGCAGACATCTCTCACGCGACCCGCTactaccaaaaaaaaaaaacagatgttATGCAGATAccacttttgcttttgatgTTATTCGACCCCAATTCCCGACACCCTTCGTGGTTCAGAAAAGCAACTGAGcaggttgttgttgttgttctaaACCCTTCCCGTTACCTTTCAACAAATAATGTGAAATCTTGGTCTCCTGTTGCGCCCTATGGACTTATTCTCTCCTGGACTGTAACCTTACTCTGAAGTGTGCTAGTGGGCAAATTTCTAATTAAGCACAGTGCCTGTGGACGGAGTTTTGTAGGTGGCCAACAGAAACCTTAATCCctgtgctgctgcaggagTGTCAGTTCAGTACTCCTCTCCTGAAGtgactatatatatatatatatatatatatctttttttttgtggaatAAAACTTGCGTCACTGACTCCGCTGTCCCTAATTAATCCACCTCCTCTTTTAGGTAATTGTTACTTCGCCCCTTCGTCCGTTCCTACTGCACACAGTTATTCGAAACAAACGAATAGGATTTACGTGACTTTTATAACCTATACGAATTTaaacaaccacaaaaaaaaagtctgaAGAAGTCGTAGTGTTATGACGAACGATGCTGTTtcaaactgaaaaaaaaaaagacttaaCGGTATCGATAGCCATCGCACACGCATGTTGGCCTTCCACGCACCACTTATGCACATACAAACAAGTATGGTGATGAAGGTGagcaaagagggagaaagaatCAACTGGAATCAGCGGCGCACATGTAGCCAGtcagcaaaaaataaataaataatcccGTGAGCAGCCCACAGCCGCTCCACAAGCGCAGCGCTCCATTACCAAAGTTACTCCAATTGTCGCACATGAACGACTTCAAGTATACCGTCTGACAAACGTCGCCGGATATGAAACTCAGCAATGCCGAAGTTCTCCAGCGTACGACCAACTTCATCCACCAATTGGTTGATTCGCGCAAGGTCATTGGGAAGTTGCGAGGAAGTTAACGACCGGAACGAAGCGACATTCATTCCAAGTGCACGTTGCAGCCACGCATTACCGAGATCCACGACAATTGCGCCATCTTCCCCAACATCAAGACTGGGCGTCAGTGGTTGCTGAACGGAGAGGAGAACCTTAAGTGAGAAGGATGGAGGTTCTCCAGGACTGCAATTCTCACCGTCACGGATGGTTAAGTCCGACATAACATCGGTAATTTTGCCGATCGCAGTTGAAAATGGGGGAGTTGCAGTTGGTGGCTGCTCAGGTGTAGGAGTGGCAGGCACAAAGTACTCTTGCGTAACCCTCGGATGTGACAAAGGCTCAGGAGTTGGTGTCAAGCGCGCTGCCGGTCTTGTGGGGGGTGTTGGTTGTGCAGATGCTGCCGCGGGGGGCGATGGTTGCACCACAGGCCCTGAAACTCCTTCATTGGTCTGATGACGATACTCTAatagttgctgttgttgctgttgcctctgctgttgtttttgatgttgtttttgatgttgtttttgatgttgttgttgggttGGTCCCGGCGCCACCCCACTGTGATTCGTATCACCCGCAATTCGAGGCGCAGGGGCGGATGAGAAAGTGGCGGTATTCGTATTCGTGTTCATATTCGTTGCAGAAGAAGCCTGCGCGATCCGCCCCGGGCGACCGGATAATTCGTGGAGTTTCTTGACGGCATAATCTTCCCAGAAAGATTGAATCTCCTTCACGAAACCACCCAGAAGTTCTGTCTTTTCTGACTCCAAAATAATTACCCCGTTCAACAAGCGCAGGGGTGCAAACAAACGCAGTTTGGATCCCAAAACCACGCCAGTCCGTAGCGCATCGCAACCCCGGCGACAGTCTTCCACCGCAAAGACCCGTACGAAACCATCTGTAAGGACCAGACGAAGCAGCCTCTGCCGCCGGCCATGATGACGTGCGGAATTATCTTTGCTCTCCAATGAACGAAGTGTTTCTTCAAGGCTTCCTGGCTCCGTTATTTCGGTGCAAACTCCCTCTGTGTCAGCACCCGTTGGTGCAATCTCACGAAGTCGCTGAGCGAGTGGAAGTGACACGTCTGCAACTTCGTTCACCTGAAGAATTATCGATGGTACTATTTTCTGCCCGATAGCACCTTCTGGTACTGACAACTGAAAGTCATGTGGAAGCAGCCCACCACCATCATGCAACGGGGGAAGTTGTCTGACAACACCGGGTGGGTCAAGTGAAGCTAAATATTCAAAGTTAGAGTTGAGAAACTCAGCGCTCGGCTGCTCCATGCAAATAAAACTAAATGGgtttacaacaacaacaacgtaaACCCGGGGTACTTGGTAGAAAAGTTCTGAAACAACtaagagagaaaggaggTGCAATGGAATTGATGCGCACTCACTCGGAGGTTTTTCAGTACAAATATCATAAGAAGGGTAAAGTTGACAAGTATTATTTGTGCTTGGAGGGTAACCACAGTAACGaaagtgattttttttaaaaaaagaaaaaggttcaCAGGGAGAGTGAGCAGTAGTGATAAGTCACGGGTGACTTTTCGCAAGCCGGTTCGGTTGCGCCAAGGCAATATTTTCGCTATGCTCTCCATTCTCCGCCCAATCCCGCCGATTTGTTTGTGCATCCACAACATTATTTAACAAACGCATGCACCATTTCGTGTGTTCGTGCTTCtttcaaaataataattaaaaaaagtagcGCCGAATCCTCGTCACATTGAACTgttgcagcaaaaaaaaaaaactcctaaaggtggaaaaaggtgaaaagaaaatggaggcACATGAAGGAAAATACTGTTGTGAGTACAATTTCGTAAAGcaaaatgattttttttttaaataaaaaagacgTCGAAAGCAGTaatacccccccccctccttcccttcctatgtttttcttcgtttcctttcagatatttcttttatctGTAATTTAATTGTACTCTTCCTAAATGTCAGCCTCCCATGCATCACTTTTCTCTCTCGTTGCtactaaaacaaaacaaagcataaaacctccttcccctttcaaTTCCCCTTCATCACCATGAATCCTAAAACAGCTTAGCAAAGGGcaagaatttttttaaaaaaggaaagcaaatgAGAAATGGGAGAAACCCACTACACATATGCTAAAATCCCCATTGCAGTACTAACCTCGTACCAAACACAATTAACTTATTTTCCTATCGatatttattatatattattatttttttttgtaactaCAACAAAGGCGTCAATCTGAGACCTCATTTGTGTCGACAAACCGGGGAGGAAAACTTTACGTGATTGAAAAATACAGGAAAGAGGGTAATGCGAGAGATAAATGGTGACTAAACATTGTCAAATGAGACCGATCTTggaccaagaaaaaaaaaagaaaaggggaaaggaaaagaaaggaaagggggaactAAACTAAAACTTCCGGTTTTTCTTTACGCTTTTCAGTTAAATCCCACAACTCCCAAGACGCGCGCACAGTTCACCCATAAATTAATTCAACCTTTGCTTTtacccttccttttccctcattCACTCTTACAACTCACCatcgaaacaacaaaataagagaaataataacaaatgaaaaaaaaaaagaactttcCCATCCTTCTCCTCCTATACCTTAATGATTACATTTATTTCTTCGGTAGCAcaattttctcttctttctttttttttcaatttgttTAGTTGATGATAAATGTTCGCTGATTCATGAtattccctctccctttttttcctcttaaTATTTGCCTTCTTCTATTCATTTCCTTTACAAGTTACCATTCCTCGCAAATGTAgctaataaaacaaaagagataATTGATAAACTAAAAcacaaagaacaaacaatgaaaaattttaaaatttttttaaaaaaatgtaaagaaggaaatgaggaTGGACGTTTCGAGAGAAAAGATGTAATGATACAACAAATCataacaaaacgaaacaaaaaaaaaggaaccgGATGTGTCACAAACGGGTGCCTCACTTCAACCAACCCAGCGCCTCATGGACGATGTAACTGGTATCTGCACcaacttccctttttttttgttttcctctttttatcCATCTCACTCCCTCACATCACACcactcattttcttctcgttgttgttttcgtgtacgtgtgtgtgtgtgtgtgtgtgtttttgcttttcaccCTGCATAgaattataatatttatttgtaaatAACCCCTCGTGttgtgatttctttttttgtcttgttcaCGGTACTGAGGTGTTCACTCCCCATTTTAAACCTCTACTAATCCAAATTTCGGCCCCCAACGAAAATTCAACTTTTCTTCAAGGTAACGGTAACGGGTATCATCTCCCCCGTCCCCTCcatcattcattcattccttTCTTACTTCCTGCAATAAAaatgcattttcttttcttctttttgcggAGTAGcgtccacacaaacacaatatatatatatatatatatatatttatatatctaCAGAAGGAATGGTAACATGGCCTTCTTGTTGCGCACCGATGGATCTGTTTTAATATAGTTCTTGTGTTTCTTCACAGCCCACTCCGCCATTTGTACGAGTCCTGCAAATGTAAAACCCCAGGAGGTTAGCATACTCGTACCAAGAGAAAAGGCCACCCAAGAAAGGATCTCAAATAAGTAATTGGGACAAGACACCAGTGAAAAGAGAATTCCTTTGGGTACCGGCCGCGTCGCGTCACCATCTCCCTTTCGCATCCCACTCAACTGCACATGCACGGCAAAGTTAAGGAGCTCGAATATTACCATCGCCACCGCTGAGGCATTCACAAGTGTGGGGGACGCGGGTTCCGTGTAGTACGGGCTGCATAGAGCATAGCCAATGCCAAGTGCAAAGGTCCAGTAATACACGCAATTTTTGATGATGTTGCGCCGCGGCATAGTGGGGTGAGAGAACTTGTGCACAAAGAACGTCTCCAGCTCCCGCTTAATGAAGTGGGCACAGAAGAGAGCAATGTAAAGCTTCTGCGTGTAGCAGTACTCCTTAACAATGCTGCTGCCGTAAATGAAGGAGGGGCGTGCCGCATACGCCAACATGATTGCCAAAGGACCGGCGTATTCCACAACGAATACGGTACGGTATCCCACCTGTGGGCCGAGATCCTTGTAAACAACTTCAGATCCATCCTTTACACCCTGTTCCGTGAGAGCCCGCTTTGCGTCGAGGGTTATGTACGCCGATTTATCATTCTTGTCGCCACCACTACGAAGGATTTTGAAAGACTTGCGATGAATATCCACTCTTGGTTTGTACACCTTTTTGAGGTCAGTGAGACCGGCATTTGAGGGTAGTTCAACCACCTCTGAGGATGAGCCTGATATCACGGTAACCTTCATGATTTGGACTTTTggcagtttcttttttttgttgttgcttttgttggcGTGAGATAAATTCTGTACAAGATGAACGTAGATGagtaaacacaaatatatatatgcatatatgcaTAGACATAGCCGtacacgtaaaaaaaaaaacgataaatTAGAATTCAGTAGCAAACGTTAGGGAGATGCGAATTTAATTAAAATATAATGAAAAGCAGgctaaacaacaacacgaaTGAAAAGGTGTTACGAGAAGAGAAGCAACTGAAATGCGCGACTCTTCCATTCACCTTCTCATTCAGGAAGTTaaataatgtttttttttcctctttctttcttttttttgaagaaggaaagaaacgtGCAATATAAATAATCGACCCAACAAATTAAGCAGGTTTTCTAAACTTCTGAAAGGGGTAACGTAACGCAACATGAAAAGGTCAGCTTGATGAAATGGGATTGGGGCAAGCTacaaaatatacaaaaaaaaaaagaagggggaggaaaaaaaaaacgcctcagtaaatcaataaaattgaaagaaGTACTGAGGGGCCACCCATTTGGGAGGAAATTCGTATCGACTACCATTGAAGAAAAGATAAGGGAGAAGTATTAAGACAGATGAGATAGGGCGAAGTTAATTAATGAGGGGGGAAGAATATTTTAAGTATAAAACAAATTGaagatatatacatatgtatttctgtatacaaaaaaatgtagtaacaatcaacaaaaaaacaaaaagaaagaaacaaatgagaaataaatgagaaaTAAAGTACCAAAGAAACCAAGCGTTCCAGCTGGAACGCCCACCAGTAACACTGCGCCATAATTAAAATCACTACAAACAACCGTATTCCCATACATGTGAATATATACATCCCTTAGTAAACAATGCGGAGGCGAATCGAAGCTGCAAAAGGAGCAATCCCAAGCTCACGATGTCCCATGACACCTTTAATCCGCGCTCCTTTAcaccttattattattattgttattttacgcttccccttcctttcccacgTCCCTccaacgcacacacacacaaccatCCAATCTTAATATCGTTTACATAACAAAAAAGTGTActcaaagaaaggaaaggaaaaccaGGCAccactttttccctctcccactTCCCAATTAGTCACTAAGATGTTCACCAAACACACATCACTAAGAACTCACATCAAGATTAAAGAACGGATGGCAAAGTGCACTGGCTGCCGTCATACGTTGCCTCGGGTCTCGCTCGAAACAGCGCATAACAAAATCATTTAACACTGAAGGCCATGCCTCCGGATGCCGCAATGCTGGGGACAAAAAATTCTCCTCCATGGCCATAAACGTAGCGGCTGGATCCCACACTGCGTACTCAAGCCCATTAAGCATTCTCAAAAGGACACAACCTACACTCCACATATCGCAGGAGGCGGCGAAAGTTGCAACACGGTTGGCTTCATATCTGGGTTCAGCACTGGCAGATGCCCAATACACCTCAGGCGCCATTGTACTGAAGTCGCCAAGTTGGGAAATGGGCGATCCGAGACGCTGCGCGAGGCCAAGGTCAGTCAGCACAACACgcggaaaggaaaaatccTCCACCAAAACCTGTTTAAGTGTTAGGGGTGATGAAAGAAGGCTCTCAGCGCCTGCATCACCAAATGGCCATGGTTTGGATAGGAGGATATTCTCCGCCTTCACATCAAGATGGCACAAGTTGCACACATTGTTGAGAAAGTAAAGCGCATGACATATGCTCCACGCTACGTGCTGGACCTCTCGCACAGTAAACAGCGTCCGAGGCGTAGCGCCAGTACCTCCCGTGCCATcatgggaagggaaggggcaCCCCGTTGCGGATGAAACTTTATAAATCTCGCTGCGCTTATTAATACAGTCGCCTAGAGAAGTGGGATAGAGTTCTAGCGGGAAAAGCAACGCATCCCGCTTGATGCTGTACATTACGCTGCCAACGAGCTTTACTACAAAAAGTGAGCCCGTCAGAAAGGTACGCAGGACATGCAGACGCCCTTCTAACTCCGTTATGTTGTTCTTGATATGTGAAAGCTCGCTCTCATCGCCCTCCGTGCATTCCTCCGATACTCCTGCTGCTTGTCGTTTAAGCTGCTCCAACTCTCTTTCCACAGTCCGCACATCAGTTTCAAGTCGATGAGTTGCACTAGTTACCGTCTGAAGGGCACAACTTTCATCAAGAGTCCACTTTCCCTGAACGCGACTAATCTTAATGGCAACACGGCGGGCCTTAATGGATGCGCCCGTGGGAGTCCCATTCCATAGCACACAGTCGGAACCCTGATTACGACTTGTAGCAGTGCTATCAGCGCATACGCCATCCACTTCCACAACTGACTTCCGTTTGGCAGGGACGACAATCCCATAGTTTCCGCGACCTATGTAACCTGTGAAGCTGCTGCCACACGTAGACGACAGTTGCCTCAGACTGAAACACGATTCAAGCTCTTGGtcactttttaaaaattcatACGGTGAACTTTCCTCTTCGGGGAACATTTGCAACAATTGCGACGGAGTCGGTTCGATCTCTCGCTGGAGATCAAATTTACTGTCGTCGTCAGTTCTCGGACCGCTGCTTCCCCCCAAAGGAGCCTCGTCTCCTCCTTCATTTGTAACGGCTTCACCTCTTTTATATTCGTCACGGCCCCTCGCCATCGTATCAAATGGCAAAACGGCACTACACGTACGGCTAAGGCCAAACTGTGCCATTGGTGGGGCACTCCACGTATGAATGAACTCCATGACATTTTTTGGACGGTTAATAACAATGTCGACGAGGAGGTTGTTAACAATATTCTGCGCACCGCTCTGATGCATCCAGCGGTCAATAGCCAAAGTGGGTTCTTTCTTATTTGCTTCATTGCTGGGATCGTTGCAGCCGTCCCCCGTAATTTTGTCCATCCCGGTAATTAAGTTCCCCCTCATTGCTCTCTCCTTGCCATGTGACTTCCCaatctttccctttctgcaGTTCTTCAGcagatttatttattcctttccttttcccctttttgctgttgttataacctactattcttttttttttcttttatgacCTTAACCGTACCCTCTCTTCACTTCCCCTGGAATTAGTTTTACGtacatataaacaaacacacacacacacaatatatacatatatgtatatgtgtggtAAGACGTTCAGTGGCggagcagaaagaaaaaacaataggGGAAAGAGAGCAGAGGtgaatttaaaaatatacatGCCAATGTGAGATGTTAATCATTCACAAAGATTCATtaagtaataaaaaaaaaagaaaagatactAAGAACGGAGCAGGAAAAGATTCTCGCGGCAGTAAATGACGCAGAAACTGTAAACACGAGGCGCAACCCGAGTGCAGCACTTCATTCAACatcaaaaaagtaaataaacaaaggtaataaaaagaagtgcgTTTATTTGGCAGTGGCTTGCAACAATGCGGAACgaacatgaaaaaaaaaaaaagggggcgcacatgaacaacaacagtaataataataccaaAAATAATGATCGTAAAAAGcggaagtttttcttttcgtttgcaCGGCCCTTAACCATTCATACCCCTCCAAATTGCGCGCCACCCGTTtgttcaaaagaaaaaaaggaggtaatGGGAAACGGAGGCggacaaaagggaaataaaccaacagcagcgaTTTATGCCCCACcaaatttttcaaaaaaaaaaacataattttttttggctgaaaaaaaaaacatgaaaacaTAATGTGAGCCATGTAAAGACATCCttacgtgtgtttgtgtgggcaTCGATGCGCGGTAGAGATGCCATCaacaaaatataacaaaaaaaggagaaaaaaacagaaaagttaATTTGTTGAATTCCCCTTATGTGTTTTATCATTTTCACCACGCAGAGTCAGGTCGCAGTAGCGTTCTTTCCTTGCGTCACGCTTCAAAAACCAcctccacacacatattTTATGCCATATGCACTCCATACgactattattttct
Above is a window of Trypanosoma brucei brucei TREU927 chromosome 3, complete sequence DNA encoding:
- a CDS encoding 3-oxo-5-alpha-steroid 4-dehydrogenase, putative, with the protein product MKVTVISGSSSEVVELPSNAGLTDLKKVYKPRVDIHRKSFKILRSGGDKNDKSAYITLDAKRALTEQGVKDGSEVVYKDLGPQVGYRTVFVVEYAGPLAIMLAYAARPSFIYGSSIVKEYCYTQKLYIALFCAHFIKRELETFFVHKFSHPTMPRRNIIKNCVYYWTFALGIGYALCSPYYTEPASPTLVNASAVAMVIFELLNFAVHVQLSGMRKGDGDATRPVPKGILFSLVSCPNYLFEILSWVAFSLGTSMLTSWGFTFAGLVQMAEWAVKKHKNYIKTDPSVRNKKAMLPFLL